The Daucus carota subsp. sativus chromosome 9, DH1 v3.0, whole genome shotgun sequence genome window below encodes:
- the LOC108201374 gene encoding uncharacterized protein LOC108201374 yields MEALQSFNVGTKVDWCFREDDAEQLEEVTFMRLFWAFKPYIDGFEYCRPVILIDGTHLYGPYPGVLLSATAVDGFSHILPLAFAIVESEKNSSWDWFMDRLRRLVVGRRHGICVISDKHLGIMAAMQKSGWCEPLDHHRYCVRHFATNFATKFKKAGLKDRLVELAYQVQPKKFKLLWGELLALEPRAVTWFEDKPVRNWSLAHDHEHHRFGIMTTNHAESWNKAIVDARRLPLTSLVRVLFHKTVEYFDQRRLEIASQVSKGQIFTKYASNFLNRAVRHSTGHSVKIFDRGTWLFQVVTRRDELKGGNTHTVRLMESSCTCGKLQTYRISCSHVIACCSHVKMNFHSFVGDWYVENQSKIYNGIFEPIPNKGDPRYPTELAFPRVVHDPDIGEEEGAKKNNEIRERDGFPEPGKAWRDFIERQLIL; encoded by the exons ATGGAAGCTCTTCAGTCCTTCAATGTGGGCACGAAGGTGGATTGGTGCTTCAGGGAGGATGATGCAGAGCAACTAGAG GAAGTGACATTTATGAGATTGttctgggcttttaagccctaCATTGATGGCTTTGAGTATTGCAGACCCGTCATACTGATAGACGGGACTCATTTGTATGGACCATATCCGGGTGTTCTTCTGAGTGCAACAGCTGTAGATGGGTTTAGTCACATTCTACCATTGGCGTTTGCTATAGTGGAGTCGGAGAAAAACTCTAGCTGGGATTGGTTCATGGATAGGTTGAGGAGGTTGGTGGTTGGTCGGAGGCACGGGATATGTGTCATTTCTGATAAACATTTAGGGATCATGGCAGCTATGCAGAAGTCGGGATGGTGTGAGCCACTTGATCATCATCGGTACTGTGTGAGACATTTTGCCACAAACTTTGCCACCAAATTCAAGAAAGCTGGATTGAAGGATAGATTGGTTGAGTTGGCATATCAAGTCCAGCCTAAGAAATTTAAACTACTATGGGGGGAGTTGTTGGCACTAGAGCCCCGAGCAGTTACATGGTTTGAGGACAAACCAGTAAGGAACTGGTCACTGGCACATGACCACGAGCATCATCGTTTTGGCATCATGACTACCAACCACGCTGAGAGTTGGAACAAAGCAATTGTCGACGCTCGGAGGCTCCCGCTTACTTCATTGGTGCGAGTACTATTCCATAAGACGGTTGAGTACTTTGATCAACGTCGTCTTGAGATTGCATCACAAGTATCGAAAGGTCAGATTTTCACCAAATATGCATCCAATTTCTTGAACCGTGCTGTAAGACATTCCACGGGACATAGTGTGAAGATATTTGATCGGGGGACTTGGTTATTCCAAGTAGTTACAAGGAGAGATGAGTTGAAAGGAGGAAACACACACACGGTTCGTCTTATGGAGTCTAGTTGTACGTGTGGAAAATTGCAAACTTATAGAATCTCTTGTTCCCATGTAATTGCTTGTTGTTCACATGTGAAGATGAACTTCCATTCGTTTGTTGGAGATTGGTATGTAGAGAACCAGTCGAAGATTTATAATGGTATCTTTGAGCCAATTCCAAACAAGGGTGATCCTCGATATCCTACAGAGCTTGCTTTCCCGAGAGTTGTGCATGACCCTGATAttggagaagaagaaggggCGAAGAAAAACAACGAGATACGGGAACGAGATGGATTTCCAGAGCCCGGGAAAGCATGGAGGGACTTCATCGAGAGACAGTTGATTCTGTAG